AGGTAAGAACAAAGAATTGTGGAATTATAATTATGTGAAGAAGAAAAAGCTTACTTTTTTATGGAACTCAGTCccaaacctttttttaataaatatattttcaaaattttagtcagaagaaCTAGTACCGTTCTTTCAGTGTTCCTCTAACTAGATGAGAATTGCATGAAAAGATGTGTTTGAGCTTTCATAAGCCAAAAGCGAGGTGGAACATTTCTGCAGCAGCTCCTGCAAAGCGGATAACGAACtacttttttgtattatttctcCTAAAGGTGGTCCTGTTTTAGGATTTGGGTTTCATTACACTGTTTtgccaacatttttaaacaggGTTTTGGCGTgcaaggaggaggagggaaaaattaataaaataagtaaaaaagaGAAACACATTTTGTCCAGCTGTTGCCATCTGGAATTGCATAATTGTCGCGGCTGATCGATGGCGCTCATAAATCTGCTGACTGGCAATGACCTAAagcatatttaattatttaattagcgCTATCTAAAGAGCGCATCTATAATTTTATGCATCGACAAGCATTAATGGCgtcataataaaattaatatgtgGCTGACAGCCAGCTGCAAGCGAGCTGCATCCTCATAATTATATTCCGCATCGGcccaacggcaacggcaactgATGTTGAtgcgatgttgctgttgcagttgccactgcaattgcaattgcaattgttgctgccgttgcatCGGGTCACGATGCTCATTGAGAATAGCGCATAGAAATTGCTTTGATTTCACGGCTGATTGAAGTGCTTGGCTCTAGAATATGATTGCGATTAGTACAtgaacacaaacaaacaagaagGGGTACAAGTGGAGGCTCACAAAGCTACAAGCAATGAATTCCCAATTAGTTTAGAAACATATTTACATCTTTTTTTCAACAATCATGAAAATTCCTTCtttcatcaaaaataaatcttaaaatgtattaaatggCAAGCGATTACTCCATTCACTGACACAAGCTTTGACACATTCAAATTAAAAgacaaaaatgaaaacgaattcacaaaaaattattcattttggCTTTGCAggagtaaataaatttttggaaTTAAAAATGAGGAATGCTTTTGCATTGTACAGCGACAttctaaaattgtaataaaattaataccaagatttttcactttgggactgcaaaacatttaaataggtgaaataagttaaataaaatcgaactagttttatgaaaataaataaataacttacaaCCTCATCCAGATGCGATTGAAAAATggtaatatatatttgcagGAGTTACTATGATTGATGGCACCTTTCAGTGCTCAACTTCAAGGCAATTGAGTTATGTTCagtatttcaaatatttcgcTATTGTCTACGCGAATGTGCTGATGTCGGCGTGTCAAAAGGAACCGAAATTGGAATTGAATTTGACATACGTTTTTTCGTGGAGCGATATTTGACTTTTATGACATGTCTCCCCACACAACAACACACTTACACTCGTACACTCGTAATGTGTGCGTGCTGCAACGCccacaaaaataaagtatttcgAAACCAAAGCTCGGATCGCAATGAACCAGTTCAGCGTGTTGGGAATGACACTCCAAAAATTGCAGGTCCCGACCAGTTTTTAGTTCTCCATTTGGCAGTTGGCTATCAATTGCCGCTCTGTATGGGCTGTCATTTATTCATTTGCTTTGCGTGCTGCCAAAATGGATTAGCAATTTGATTGCAAATGGCAGCCTGCAATTAGTGTGCGTTTTCTAATGACAGTCATCACGGCGTTGAATATTGAAATGGAGCCCCTAGCAATCTCATAAAAGCGCAATTCCAGACCTCCGGCCATTCATTGTAGTTTCAAAATGATCAAATACCTGGCTCTGCTGGTATTTTTGTTCGGCTGTGCAGCTGCCCAGGAACCAAGACGCGATGCCGAGGTATGTTCTGGTGAAAAAATGAGTTTGCAATTGAGGATTACTATATCTACACTTTTACTAGTGGCCTCCGCCAGCGATTCTCAAGGTGGCAAAGCACTTCCACGACATTTGTGCACCCAAAACTGGCGTCACTGATGGTAAGCTCAAGCACACGGGtgtatgaaatattttcataatttgaAAAACCCACAGAGGCCATCAAGGAGTTCAGCGATGGCCAGATCCACGAGGACGAGGCCCTCAAGTGCTATATGAACTGTCTCTTCCACGAGTTCGAAGTGGTGGACGATAATGGTGATGTGCACATGGAAAAGCTCTTCAACGCCATTCCGGGAGAAAAGCTGAGGAACATATTGATGGAGGCCTCCAAGGGATGCACTCATCCCGAGGGCGACACTCTATGCCACAAGGCCTGGTGGTTTCATCAATGCTGGAAGAAGGCTGATCCCGTTCACTACTTTTTGGTCTAAAGTTGACAGAGCTTCGGTATCTTTCCTGTTAATGTAACTaatatttaaaccaaaattgcTAATAagtttcataaataaatggtTCCGGGGTGATTAAACAATGtatagaatatattttttatctaaTGCAACAGTAAAGCATTTTGAACTATTTTCATCTCTTTTAATCTTTGATCTATCTCTAATGACTTGATTTATGAAACAATTATCcttagttaattaaaaaaaaagtttaagactATTCCagtttcaaaaataacaaattttctagaaatcaaagttttttcttaaagGCAGAAGCATTTGATTTAGTATTGGGCTACAATTTACTGTTATTATGATATCTattgtattttcatttaacGCACCGATTTTTTGTCGCCAAGTTAAgttaaaagtaaagtaaacaCTAAAATGTtcctaaattttcaaaatgagGCAAATTGCAAcggaaacaaatttttgaaataatttggCAGAGTTCGTTTTCCAACCAGCACTTCAGTTGAGCCGATTCAACTTAATTTACCTGTTGGCTGTTTAGATAAGGCAGCATCTGCTGCATCCAGTCGAACAAGTTCAAGTGGATTTCCACTCAGGAAGAGCCCTCCGATATTGAGCTACTTACGAAATCTGTCCGTCTAGCCTCGATGGACAACAAAAGCTCCAACTGGCTATTGTAGGGATTGCTTTACCTTGATTACTTTTGCAGCCTGGAACTTTCCGTTTTGCATTTCTTTCGCTCCGTCTGCCTCGGAAGTTGATTTAGCCTGCAATGGTTTGACCCATAAAACATTTACACACTCagaaaagctttttaatgTAACACTTTAGGACCGacgaaatgattttttaaattaaacacaaatttaaatctgTATACTTTCTAGttagaaaattatattacattgtttatttgttttctaagttttttaaaagttatatgttataaaattgtatactcTTTGCGCCTTTTTTGTTCAGTTTAgtgtttgtttgatttgagCAAAATTgtggatattttttttattaattcaagttgtgttaacttttaaaaatatattaaaaacaaataacatttAACTTCACAAGAagacttttattaaaatttttcaacaaaaattatttcacaTGCAATATGGTCTTACCAATTATATGacgtatttctttttttgctttttaagtTGTAAAAATGTAACCTTTACATAACGTTTCGTCAATATATCGTATTCGTTAAACATGCTCAATTCATAACGTTTAAAGTAAAACCAGATTGGTAAATGTTTGGAAATCCTCTTAAGCGCTTTATAAAgtgatttatatttaatggcGAGTTTTGACTTTCAGTGCGACTTCAATTATAGTGTACTCTGGAATTGTCCGCCTAATGATTAGAGGCACgccagtgggcgtggccctcAAGTTGGGCCCTGCACTTATATGGGCGATGCCATTATAGAGACTTTCGCCCCGGCATGAAGCGCCAATTGGCCCGGTTACTGAGTGCGGCTGTCAGTTGTGGTCTTGTGAACTTGgccaaaatcaatataaaagcCAAACGCTGCAAACGGCAATAAAGCAAATTCAATTGTGACTGCGGTTGTCAAACAATTTTAGTGTGGCCTGTGTGTGCAGTATCGAATTTTTGCCATAACTACTCCTGCTAAAAGCGAACGGTAGGGTGAAAGACCAGCTGCCAGGAACACCAAAAGGAAAAGGACCTGGCGGAGAAAGGTGGCCAGGACGAAGGCGAATGAGAGGTCGAAGGTTGCCCAAGCATAGGCAAACGACGCGCTGCAACACGAAAATTGAAAtggcaattaaaaaaccatCCATCGTTCCTGCCGCACACAACTGCGATACGTATACGTACAAACCTCCACTCATACTACAAAAATGTGCTCTTGCTGTAATTTCATTCGTCCTCCATTTTTGTGCgggtgtgcgagtgtgtgtacGGGTGTGCTGGTGTGCGAGTGTGCGAGTTGAGGGGCGAACGTCgttttgtggctttgtttCGGTTGTTGCGTTGACATTTGATGAAACAAAAGTGACAGTTGCGCACAAGTTGAAGTCTTTGTTTTGTGTATTTCGgttttacaatttcaaaaaaagcGAACGAATggaaaattgtatattttgatACCCTGACATCCCTTTCCAGAGTGTGAGGATCGGTTTTGTCTTCGAGATCTAATTCTTAAAAAGCTCGTTActtggaatttttttatttgccattgcaatttaaaatactttaaaaacagAATATACTTGAAACCTGTAAGTTGGTCAACTCAAGGTCAGTAAACgttaaatatgtatttgttgcttttttacCTTTAAATATTCTCGTGTGgttagaattaatttttttttggttaaataaaaagcttaaGTTTTTCATAATTGTAAAAAGAATggaatttaaacaaaatacaaaaatatcaccttaaaaatatgtttgttaatattcaacatttttttctctACAACGTTTCTTTTTATAGTTCTGATACTGTGTTTTAAATACTTGCCGACCGACCGTAAAAAAATTGGTTGCgaataaatcaatcaaatgttttattgaatgtgatttaaatttaagatataatttttatgatctgaaaaatattgttttttgccattaaatgaaagttAAGGTTTAAAACTTGCATTGGCATACATCGTACCTCACAAGGAACCCTCGAATCCTTGAACCCTTAGCTGGGCAATATATCACAGTCGACCTGAGCGAAAGATTTTATTGGAAGGTTGGGTGGAGAGTCGGGTGCTTGAAGTGGGCGGGGGGCGTGCCACGTGGGCATGTGTTTGTCAGACGGAACTCGACAATTGTAGACTTGTGACGGCTTCGCTGACGTCTCGGGCACAGTTCCGCTTCCGTTTTGACGGTCGCTTTTTGTTCGGCCATCAGCGGTTGGAATTAATTTAGCGTGCGCTGAGCTGGCAAGAAACAAATgctttttttgggtttctcaTGGCatctaaaaatacaaaatataaaaaatacaagaacAAAAGTTGCGAAAATGAAGGAGAAGCGCTAGAGCTTGGAAAAACACAGCCTTACACTCCGACTACGTTTGGTAGAAAGACAGCAAGCTATAATTTTAGTTTGGGATCAGATGTTTCTAAAATGAACACATAAGTTCCATTAGAAagagtttttttatataaaaattattttttttttaaaaccttttttttttatttgcaaatgtGGGTTTACTCAGTACAATGCTTGACTTACTTatctaacaaaataaataacttccGGCTTATACACATTTTATTGGCAAATAAAGCGTGCCTATAGTCGTAGTAATTAATAGTTAACAAAACCAAGAGAAAGggaagtatttaaaaaccaatgcAGCTCTATTGTTTACTCTTAATGGCGATTTTCCCCTCAGTGTACCCGCACACTGGCACACCCATTGTCATTGTCCAGCTGTCACGCGTGGCACATCGTCGTCAACAGCATCTGCATCTTCATCCCCATCCTCATTCTCATCCTCATCCTTACTCGGATTCTCATTCTTGTCCTTCCGACGCTTGCCCTCGTCCTGTGCCGTGTACTCTGCTATGCATCGCCGCTTTTGTTTCACGTTTCACGATTCTGGTTTCtcgtttccttttttttttttgcaggacttgtttttgttttattcagaATTCGCAAACAAGGCCGAGGCTGGGAACAATTTTTGCTGTTTCACGGACGAAAGGGACCAGTACGGTACGGAACGGACGGAAAGAGCCACATTAAAATGGCTTTGAATGGCTTTGGTCGGCGTGTCAGTGCGTCTGTCCTCTTAATCGCCTTGTCGCTGCTCAGCGGACCGCTGATCCTGCCGCCGGCAGCGGCGCAGCGTGACGAGAACGTGGGTTAATGAAGTGCCCGGCCGCGCTGTTGCGCCACTGCGCCTCCGCGCCTCCacgctgccacgcccacttaaGCAACACTTTTTAATTGCAGTATCCGCCGCCGGGCATCCTGAAAATGGCCAAGCCCTTCCACGACGCGTGTGTGGAGAAGACGGGCGTCTCCGAGGGTGAGTTGGCCCACGGTCCTGGGCCAAAAGTGAGCCCATAATTGCAGCAATCGAGAGCAAGCACTTGTGGCACCCTCAGCCATGTGCTAAATTAACATCCATCCAACCCGAATCATTTTTACCGTTGactattaaactttaaataagcACACTAAGCCAATACTGAAGTTATAAAAATGTCATTGCCCATATTTTACTTGCTAGGTATCTTTAGTAGTAGTTTCAgtgattttatttacatttactgGCTAAAGAATCACCCAATGGCTTATAGTAGACCTGACACTAGGTATTTCAAAAGTTATCTCAGCCCAAAGcccaaaaactttaaactaatTATATAATTACTCATGGACTTAATAATGGGACATagactaatttttaaaactttttcggTCCATAATTTCTTTAACATTTGATTTAAGGGAATGAAGAacatttttctgagtgtaaaACATctattaaaatcataaaaatatttcacgAATTTTTTGGTTGTGTCTGCCTTTTGAATTgagaaaaatatgttaagcTTCGGTTAACACGAACGACACATTCTGACAACTTTTACATTAAAGTCAGAATTACAtaagtatacatatataaatgtttattttttgccaaGCTATTTTGCCAAAAAAGTGTGTTTTTTTCTACAAACTATTATACATTTCGGAATTAAAATGGCTTTTATGTTGCAGAATCGTATTATTAAAAGCTTAGTACAATGTAATAATTGTGTCATATTAGGATGATCTTCATTCTTATTTATCTTGCAGCTGCCATTAAGGAGTTCAGTGATGGGGAGATTCACGAGGATGAGAAGCTGAAGTGTTACATGAACTGCTTTTTCCACGAGATCGAAGTGGTGGACGACAAGGGGGATGTGCATCTGGAGAAGCTCTTCGCCACGGTTCCGCTTTCAATGCGCGACAAACTAATGAACATGTCCAAGGACTGCGTTCATCCCGAGGGCGATACGCTGTGCCACAAGGCCTGGTGGTTCCATCAGTGCTGGAAGAAGGCCGATCCCAAGGTGGGTACAGCCCATATGACCAAGCCCAGATAACCTGAGATCCTCTTTGCAGCACTACTTCTTGCCTTGAACACCTGGACGACCCTGTGCTCCGATTCACAGTCACCCGTTGCCGACCCCGCGCTATTTATATTGTAGTTTAGTTCTCTGAGTTTTTCAATAGCTGTCGAGTAATAAACGTAGGCGAGTTGTGCATGCAAGCTATGCTTATATTTACTTGCCGGCTGGCCAAAGGGGAACGCTCAATGCGCTGAAAAGAGTGCTACAAAAAACGGGGCCACACAAAGGCccaaacacacatacatacacaccGTGTTCGCTTTTGACATAATTTATACGCATTGTGAAGGAGTGTATGTGCAGTGTACGCTTGTGTGCTTGCGACCgtgtgtaaataaaattatgcgTAAAACTTCGCCGAGCTTGTTGACGCCGACAAGCGTGTTACATTGGGGCATTTACATGCGCGTTGCTGTTTTGCgctttttactttcaattttcTGTCAAAAGCGGCCAAGCCCAGGgcaaaaaacgttttaaataaatgtttaaactgGTCAGGGGCTTTGAGAGTCATTAGTTTGGCACTGGAAGTGGTAAAAAATTCCCCGGCTTTAATATCTTATTGGGCATCAATCACTTTGCATCAGCAAGTCAAGTGTTGTTTGAGCTCCAGCAAAAACTCtcatagaaataaataattacgaTGATAATTGACACGCTCCTTGAAAAACGCTTTAATTGACTGTTTGTATTAACAcaatgaataaatttataacaGAAACCGATAATGGCATAAATGTCAGTGAGGCAATAAACGATATTCAAACTATTCCTGTGGCATTTTTTAACCATCCATTTataacaattcaattttttttgtgcatcacttggataaatttaaattaaactaattaaaactaaGCCTTAAATCGATTATAATTAGTTGTTCATTGGTCAAGGTATATATTCACTAAAATCTCAAAATCCGATTTAAGTTTAATCAGCTTCTTGTGTATTGCTCGAAATCTAATCTCCTTGTGATGCACAATTCAAAATGTGATGTTTAATAAATCGGATTAGTACAATAGTTAGTTTCAATTGAAATAGAaggaaaaatgcaatttaatttttatttttatagactGTAAAACCGTTTTTGTTATATGTAACAGTTTTCTTTGTGGTCTCACATTCAAccgtttaataaaaatctaaaattatgtATTTCTGGTTTTTTCTGTGGCTTTAAGTTTCGTTTTTCTTTCCGCTGGCATCATGTTTCCAGAGCCAttaattctaattttttttttcaatttaacatATATTTCATTGCTGTCGGTCAAATGTTCGCCGGCACC
This genomic window from Drosophila gunungcola strain Sukarami chromosome 3R, Dgunungcola_SK_2, whole genome shotgun sequence contains:
- the LOC128252884 gene encoding general odorant-binding protein 83a — protein: MALNGFGRRVSASVLLIALSLLSGPLILPPAAAQRDENYPPPGILKMAKPFHDACVEKTGVSEAAIKEFSDGEIHEDEKLKCYMNCFFHEIEVVDDKGDVHLEKLFATVPLSMRDKLMNMSKDCVHPEGDTLCHKAWWFHQCWKKADPKHYFLP
- the LOC128254276 gene encoding pheromone-binding protein-related protein 6, with the protein product MIKYLALLVFLFGCAAAQEPRRDAEWPPPAILKVAKHFHDICAPKTGVTDEAIKEFSDGQIHEDEALKCYMNCLFHEFEVVDDNGDVHMEKLFNAIPGEKLRNILMEASKGCTHPEGDTLCHKAWWFHQCWKKADPVHYFLV